A genomic region of Homalodisca vitripennis isolate AUS2020 chromosome 5, UT_GWSS_2.1, whole genome shotgun sequence contains the following coding sequences:
- the LOC124363053 gene encoding pyrroline-5-carboxylate reductase 2, with product MLKVGFLGGGRMAHALAKGFISAGLTKGENIIASCHPDDVALADAFKGIGSTVTFKNTEVARGSEVIIVSTKPSVVPTVLTEAHSDISTRNLIISVAMGVTIKQLESLLPKGSRVVRAMPNTPALVKEGASVFVCGSSATKEDAGLTKKLFEAVGVCEQVPEYLLDAVTGLSGSGPAYIYVLIEALADGAVRMGIPRDLAYRLAAQTVVGAGQMVLQTKQHPGILKDNVTSPAGSTAAALYHLEKSNFRSAVIGAVEAATNKSKEISKSMEN from the exons ATGCTCAAAGTCGGGTTTCTGGGCGGCGGGCGTATGGCGCATGCGCTCGCCAAGGGGTTCATCTCTGCAG GGTTGACAAAAGGAGAAAACATAATCGCAAGTTGCCACCCCGATGATGTAGCACTCGCCGATGCGTTTAAG GGCATAGGCAGTACAGTGACGTTCAAAAACACAGAGGTCGCACGTGGTAGTGAAGTCATTATAGTGTCCACAAAGCCAAGTGTTGTCCCCACAGTACTCACTGAGGCACATAGTGATATCTCCACCCGGAACCTCATCATCTCTGTTGCCATGGGAGTCACTATCAAGCAACTGGAATCT ctGTTGCCGAAAGGTAGTCGTGTGGTACGTGCTATGCCCAACACACCGGCACTTGTCAAGGAAGGTGCGTCAGTGTTTGTATGTGGTTCATCAGCGACCAAGGAGGATGCAGGGTTGACCAAGAAGTTGTTTGAGGCAGTTGGAGTCTGTGAACAAGTGCCAGAGTATCTCTTGGACGCTGTCACTGGCCTCAGTGGTTCAGGACCAGCTTAT ATATACGTGTTGATCGAGGCACTGGCGGATGGTGCAGTGCGCATGGGTATCCCCCGAGATCTAGCGTACCGTCTGGCAGCACAGACCGTGGTAGGTGCTGGTCAGATGGTTCTGCAGACCAAGCAACACCCAGGAATCCTGAAGGATAATGTCACTTCCCCGGCTG GTTCGACCGCAGCAGCTCTGTACCACCTGGAGAAGAGCAATTTCCGCTCTGCTGTCATAGGAGCTGTGGAAGCTGCTACTAACAAGAGTAAGGAAATATCAAAGTCCATGGAAAACTGA